The genomic DNA GCCCCAACAAGCGGATGTTCACGCTGACCGATGCCGGACGGGAGGCGGTGCATGCCTTCACCGAGGCCACGCCGAAGCCATTGGCCATGCGCGACGACCTGCTGGTCCAGGTGTCGACCGTCGACAGCGGCAATGCCGCGGCGGTGTGCGCCGGCTTGCGGGACCGAATCCAGTGGACCACCAATCAACTCGAGCTCTACGAACGGATTCGCAGCCGCATACTGGGCGGCCGCAGCGAGGCGACGTTCCTGTCCGAGGCGGAGCGCGTGGGGCCCTACCTGACGCTGATGCGCGGCATCGCGTTCGAGCAGGAGAATCTGCGGTGGGCGCAACAGGCGCTGGAGGTAATCGAGCGGCGGCAGCCGCGGCGTTAGCATGAGGCATGCGCGTCTGGGAGATCGGTCCAGCGCAGGTCATGGTCGTCGGCACGTTCGGCGACCTGGAGATTCACCACCATCCGGCGGTGCAGATCGGTGTCGGCCTGATGGGTCCGCTGACGGTCCGAACAGACGGCGCGGCGCCCCGGAGCGGGCACGTCGTCGTCATCGCCAGCGGCGCCGGGCACGCGGTGCGGTCCGAGCCCACCGACGTCACGCTGGCGTTCTACCTGGCGCCGCACACGTGGCCCGGGACGGCGCTGCACACCCGGGCACTGAGCGAATCCGGTGATGGCATCTGGCTGCCCGAGGGCGGCCCGGCACTGGCGCAGAGAGTGGCGGACGCCTACGACGCCGACCCCGAGCTGGCCGCCGCCGCATTGATCGACCACCTCTGTGGCGACCCCCGAGAGCAACCCGGGCTGCATCCGCAGTTGAGGCAGGCGCTGGACCTGATCTACAGCGGCACAACCGAATCCGTCGACTTGGCATCCGTCGCCCACGAAGTCGCGGTGTCGCCGGACTACCTCGGCCGCCTGTGCCGGCAGCAGACCGGCGTGTCCTTCTCGGCAGCCACCCGGTGGGCCAGGCTGCTCTCCGGGTTGAAACATCTCGCCGGCGGCGAGCAGGTCACCGACGCCGCACATCTGGCCGGATTCGCCGACGGCTCCCACGCCAACCGGGTATGCCGTGAGATGACCGGCGCGGCGCCGTCCGAGATCGCCCGGGCGCTGCGGGATTCGACGGATCCGTCCAAGTACTGAGGGGGCAGGCGGTTCCATACTCGAAGGACACTACGAGGAGGAGACCGCAATGCCGGTGATGTCCAGAGTCGAGCGGGCCTTCTGCTGCGGCGCCATGTGGAGAACCACCACCCGTGCCGTCCTCGACATCCTGCCCACCGACCAGCTGGGAGAACGGCTGCTCGAGATCGGTTCCGGGAGTGGGGCAATCGCGGAAGGGCTGTCGTCGGCGCGTCCCGGGTTGTCGATCACCGCGACCGACCTGGACCCGGTGATGGTCGACGCCGC from Mycolicibacterium phocaicum includes the following:
- a CDS encoding helix-turn-helix domain-containing protein, with protein sequence MRVWEIGPAQVMVVGTFGDLEIHHHPAVQIGVGLMGPLTVRTDGAAPRSGHVVVIASGAGHAVRSEPTDVTLAFYLAPHTWPGTALHTRALSESGDGIWLPEGGPALAQRVADAYDADPELAAAALIDHLCGDPREQPGLHPQLRQALDLIYSGTTESVDLASVAHEVAVSPDYLGRLCRQQTGVSFSAATRWARLLSGLKHLAGGEQVTDAAHLAGFADGSHANRVCREMTGAAPSEIARALRDSTDPSKY
- a CDS encoding PadR family transcriptional regulator; its protein translation is MALRDAVLAALLDSEASGYDLAKGFDASVANFWMATPQQLYRELDRLAADGLIEARVVEQERRPNKRMFTLTDAGREAVHAFTEATPKPLAMRDDLLVQVSTVDSGNAAAVCAGLRDRIQWTTNQLELYERIRSRILGGRSEATFLSEAERVGPYLTLMRGIAFEQENLRWAQQALEVIERRQPRR